In one Mucilaginibacter ginsenosidivorax genomic region, the following are encoded:
- a CDS encoding RagB/SusD family nutrient uptake outer membrane protein — protein MKSNFIQKIKHTVLSPAPKGYIALLSVALMIILPVSSCKKSFLDVVPDNVSTIANAFVSKTEAEKYLFTCYSYLPTETDPTYNVGLTAGDEVWVEDPAGHIRPTNVLQLPRGFQNSSDPIANYMNGTRDAAANYKAIRDCNVFIENVSDVTKVRDLDIDTRERWIAEAQFLKAFYHFQLFRAYGPIPIIDKNLPIDASIDDVRVKRRPVDEVVNYIAGLYDLAAAKLPLSIRNEGSELGRVTKGAALSMKAKLLVTAASPLFNGNPDYNSFKNKDGEQLFNPTYSAQKWQLAADASKAAIDFCEAQNIQLYTFPAPTTPLSQTTMTQMSIRNAMSEKWNDELIWGLTANNNIGYNSFFQSMCAGQYDFNNADAAKSANRPLMGPTIKMAKMFYTKNGVPINEDKTLDFTNIAQLRVGTHDERFNIKEGETTARLNFDREPRYYADLGFDRGVWYMANSPTKTDENTWWMKARGAEVGQSSPIPIAGFYMKKALNWHYEWATVTYINYPWPEMRLSDLYLLYAEALNEAQGPVADVYTYINRIRARAGLPTVQDSWSNYSINPTKYTTKDGMRSIIQRERAVELCFEGHRFWDLLRWKTAGVELNGNVTGWSISENSPELYYRERSIYSRHFVIPRDYLWPIQESDLLVNQNLVQNPNW, from the coding sequence ATGAAAAGTAATTTTATACAAAAAATTAAGCATACAGTATTAAGCCCCGCACCTAAAGGGTACATCGCCCTGCTATCGGTGGCTTTAATGATAATTTTGCCTGTATCATCCTGCAAAAAATCATTCCTGGATGTTGTTCCTGATAACGTATCAACAATAGCCAACGCTTTTGTTTCAAAAACCGAGGCGGAAAAATACCTGTTTACCTGTTACTCATACCTGCCTACAGAAACCGACCCTACCTATAACGTAGGCCTTACTGCCGGCGATGAGGTTTGGGTAGAAGACCCGGCCGGACACATCCGCCCGACAAACGTACTGCAGTTGCCGCGAGGCTTCCAAAACTCATCAGATCCTATTGCCAATTATATGAACGGCACCCGCGACGCAGCCGCAAACTACAAGGCCATACGCGATTGCAACGTTTTTATTGAAAACGTAAGTGATGTAACAAAAGTGCGCGACCTGGATATTGACACCCGCGAACGCTGGATTGCCGAAGCCCAGTTTCTGAAAGCGTTTTATCATTTCCAGTTGTTCAGGGCTTATGGTCCTATCCCTATTATCGACAAAAACCTGCCTATTGATGCATCGATAGATGATGTAAGGGTAAAACGCCGCCCGGTTGACGAAGTTGTAAATTATATAGCCGGTTTATATGACCTGGCCGCAGCCAAATTGCCCCTAAGCATCAGGAACGAAGGCAGCGAACTGGGCCGTGTTACCAAAGGAGCAGCGCTGAGCATGAAAGCAAAGTTGCTGGTTACTGCTGCAAGCCCGCTGTTTAATGGTAATCCCGATTACAATTCGTTCAAGAATAAAGATGGCGAGCAGCTATTTAACCCTACCTACAGTGCCCAAAAATGGCAGCTGGCAGCTGATGCGAGTAAAGCGGCAATTGATTTTTGCGAAGCTCAAAACATACAGTTATATACTTTCCCGGCGCCAACTACCCCGCTTAGCCAAACAACCATGACGCAAATGAGCATCAGGAATGCCATGAGCGAAAAATGGAATGATGAGCTGATATGGGGCTTAACAGCAAATAACAACATCGGCTATAATTCATTCTTCCAGTCGATGTGTGCTGGTCAGTATGATTTTAATAATGCTGATGCTGCAAAATCGGCAAACCGCCCGTTAATGGGGCCTACTATAAAAATGGCCAAAATGTTTTATACTAAAAACGGGGTGCCTATTAATGAAGATAAAACGCTTGATTTTACCAATATAGCGCAACTGCGTGTGGGCACTCATGATGAGCGGTTTAACATCAAAGAAGGCGAAACCACGGCCCGGTTGAATTTTGACCGCGAGCCACGTTATTATGCCGACCTTGGATTTGACCGTGGTGTATGGTATATGGCCAACAGCCCTACCAAAACCGACGAAAATACCTGGTGGATGAAAGCACGCGGTGCCGAAGTAGGCCAGTCGTCGCCAATACCCATTGCAGGGTTTTACATGAAAAAGGCGCTTAACTGGCACTATGAGTGGGCCACAGTTACCTACATCAATTACCCATGGCCCGAAATGCGCCTTTCTGATTTGTATTTGCTGTATGCCGAAGCGCTGAACGAAGCGCAGGGGCCTGTTGCCGATGTATACACTTACATTAACCGAATAAGGGCGAGGGCCGGTTTGCCTACCGTTCAGGATTCATGGTCAAACTATAGCATTAATCCAACCAAGTACACTACCAAAGATGGTATGCGGTCAATCATTCAGCGCGAACGCGCCGTTGAACTTTGTTTTGAAGGGCACCGCTTTTGGGACCTTCTGCGCTGGAAAACCGCGGGTGTCGAGCTTAATGGCAACGTAACAGGATGGTCGATAAGCGAAAATTCGCCCGAATTGTATTACCGCGAAAGATCTATCTATTCAAGGCATTTTGTGATCCCGCGTGATTATTTATGGCCAATACAGGAAAGCGACCTGCTGGTTAATCAAAACCTGGTGCAAAACCCTAACTGGTAA
- a CDS encoding DUF5000 domain-containing lipoprotein: METMKLRVAFYVGLLAIIVTGCKQETLNKPTVTNNNAPGVVSNVQVQNQNGEASLTYTLPTDADLFYVKAVYETSPGKTREVIASHYTNTLTVDGFGDTLAHVVKLYAVNSSEKASAPVTVTVNPLTPPFILAFRSLKVTATFGGFNVTCDNPNKDNLAIVPMVDTANNNQFVQPTGMDNIYSNSVLIKAAVRGQPAVERKYAFFVRDRFLNRSDTLFLKLTPFYEEQFSKSDWSPYVLPGDATNLYSYTDLTKIWDGNFTGGWPNCLFTVESAGSPQMVTFDLGKQRILSRFIMNPFLEIGNVYYVRGNLKDFEIWGSNAPNVNGALDGSWTKLLTCNIIKPSGSPSGTETAADYKYAHDGWGFDFPAGISAYRYIRIRSLHNWTGSYFMSISEFTLFGK; this comes from the coding sequence ATGGAAACAATGAAATTACGGGTTGCCTTTTACGTGGGCCTATTAGCAATAATAGTAACCGGCTGTAAGCAGGAAACCCTCAATAAACCCACAGTAACCAACAACAACGCCCCCGGCGTAGTTAGCAACGTACAGGTACAAAACCAAAACGGCGAAGCCAGTTTAACCTATACGCTGCCCACCGATGCCGATCTTTTTTACGTAAAGGCAGTTTATGAAACCTCGCCGGGTAAAACACGCGAAGTAATTGCATCGCACTATACAAACACGTTAACTGTGGATGGCTTTGGCGATACCCTGGCACACGTAGTAAAACTATATGCCGTAAACTCAAGCGAAAAGGCCTCGGCACCAGTTACTGTTACCGTAAACCCATTAACCCCGCCATTCATACTTGCGTTCCGGTCGCTTAAGGTTACGGCCACTTTTGGTGGTTTTAACGTAACGTGCGATAACCCTAATAAAGACAACCTTGCTATTGTACCTATGGTTGATACGGCCAATAACAACCAATTTGTGCAGCCTACCGGAATGGATAATATTTACAGTAACAGTGTTTTAATTAAGGCGGCTGTAAGAGGCCAGCCCGCTGTTGAACGGAAGTACGCTTTTTTTGTAAGAGATAGATTTTTAAATCGTTCCGATACCCTATTTCTAAAACTTACTCCGTTTTACGAAGAGCAATTTTCAAAATCCGATTGGTCGCCTTATGTGTTGCCCGGTGATGCCACCAACCTGTATTCATATACCGACCTTACCAAAATTTGGGATGGCAACTTTACAGGCGGCTGGCCAAATTGCTTATTTACTGTTGAAAGCGCAGGCAGCCCGCAAATGGTAACGTTTGATTTAGGTAAGCAACGGATATTGAGCCGCTTTATCATGAACCCGTTCTTGGAGATTGGTAATGTATACTACGTAAGGGGTAACTTAAAAGATTTTGAAATATGGGGATCAAACGCGCCTAATGTAAACGGTGCCTTAGATGGTTCATGGACCAAACTGCTAACCTGTAATATTATAAAACCATCCGGATCGCCATCGGGTACAGAAACAGCTGCCGATTACAAATACGCGCATGATGGCTGGGGTTTTGATTTCCCGGCAGGGATAAGCGCTTACCGGTATATCAGGATCAGGAGCTTGCACAACTGGACAGGATCATACTTTATGAGTATCAGCGAATTTACCCTATTTGGAAAGTAG
- a CDS encoding DUF4998 domain-containing protein — MKHYKIASYFLLVLAAFVMGACTKMDDYKNKYEPNGPIIYPGKLDSVQVFSGKNRVLLTGLFTSDPKIVKYTVYWNSKQDSIVTPVTRTSGVDTARLYIPGLPEGVMTFEVRTYDNAGHISIPVTLAGNVYGSLYQSSLINRGIAKAELQTDGSALINWADVNADDGLISMEIKYTDAANKQHDTLITSVPTGLSTSLPKFKAGSSISYRTAFKPNKTAIDTFYVDYQTHSVKAEVTSIYLSNTSSSFQRATFDGRWGTLAAPWITNAAAKNKDNGVNGGYSSDAGGVINWETWNNTPVVNGIIYQPTSSALPAGDYIVTFDAYSEVQSNSSVYCIAAAGGNGLPVLANLSTALGYVGMYNSANVGGTSPNSREVRSFTFTLTTPQVVSIGFLGNIVGNGNPGSYFQVFYIKLYKN; from the coding sequence ATGAAACATTATAAAATAGCATCATACTTCCTTTTAGTGTTAGCGGCATTTGTTATGGGCGCCTGCACTAAAATGGATGATTACAAAAACAAATACGAGCCCAACGGCCCGATCATATACCCGGGCAAGCTCGACTCGGTACAGGTTTTCTCGGGTAAAAACCGGGTATTATTAACCGGGCTTTTTACATCCGATCCAAAAATTGTTAAGTACACCGTATATTGGAACAGCAAACAGGATTCGATAGTTACACCGGTAACCCGTACATCGGGCGTTGATACGGCAAGGCTATATATCCCCGGTTTACCCGAAGGTGTTATGACCTTCGAGGTCCGTACGTATGATAACGCCGGGCATATATCTATCCCGGTTACCTTAGCCGGCAATGTATATGGCAGCCTGTACCAAAGCTCGCTTATTAACCGTGGTATAGCCAAAGCCGAATTACAAACAGATGGATCGGCTTTAATTAACTGGGCCGATGTTAATGCCGATGACGGTTTAATTTCCATGGAGATTAAGTATACCGACGCAGCCAACAAGCAGCATGATACCTTAATAACATCGGTACCAACAGGCTTAAGCACATCCCTGCCTAAATTTAAAGCAGGTAGCTCTATCAGTTATCGTACAGCTTTTAAACCTAATAAAACGGCCATTGATACCTTTTATGTAGATTACCAAACCCACAGCGTAAAAGCCGAGGTAACCAGCATATATTTATCAAATACATCAAGCTCTTTTCAAAGAGCCACCTTTGATGGAAGATGGGGAACACTTGCGGCACCATGGATTACCAATGCAGCCGCCAAAAATAAAGACAATGGCGTTAACGGCGGCTATAGCTCAGATGCAGGCGGTGTTATTAACTGGGAAACCTGGAATAATACGCCTGTTGTAAACGGCATCATTTATCAGCCTACATCTTCGGCGTTGCCCGCTGGCGATTACATTGTTACATTTGATGCCTATTCAGAAGTCCAATCCAATTCTTCTGTTTATTGTATAGCCGCTGCAGGCGGAAATGGACTCCCGGTACTTGCCAACCTTTCTACGGCCTTAGGGTATGTTGGCATGTACAATAGCGCCAACGTAGGCGGAACGAGCCCAAATTCAAGGGAAGTAAGAAGCTTTACGTTTACCCTTACTACCCCGCAGGTGGTATCTATCGGGTTTTTAGGAAACATTGTTGGCAATGGCAACCCAGGCAGCTATTTCCAGGTGTTTTACATCAAACTATACAAAAACTAA
- a CDS encoding SRPBCC family protein, with protein sequence METKDFNSSISAKISAGEAIKKISNVVEWWGVTFTGSAEKQNDQFIIKMGGDSFFNFTVSELIPGKRVVWLITDCYMPWYADKKEWANTRLIFDVTENNGLTELNFTHEGLTPEMECYKDCAPGWTHWINTSLFSYFTTGKGVFRKPSI encoded by the coding sequence ATGGAAACGAAGGATTTCAACAGCAGTATTTCGGCAAAAATCAGCGCAGGCGAGGCGATCAAAAAAATAAGCAATGTGGTGGAGTGGTGGGGAGTAACCTTTACCGGAAGCGCCGAAAAGCAAAACGACCAGTTTATAATAAAGATGGGGGGCGATTCTTTCTTCAACTTTACCGTAAGTGAATTAATTCCGGGTAAAAGAGTTGTTTGGTTAATTACAGATTGCTATATGCCCTGGTATGCCGACAAAAAGGAGTGGGCCAACACCCGGTTGATTTTTGATGTAACGGAGAATAATGGCCTAACAGAGCTGAATTTTACGCATGAAGGCCTTACGCCAGAAATGGAGTGCTACAAGGATTGCGCACCCGGCTGGACCCACTGGATCAACACAAGTTTGTTTTCCTATTTTACTACGGGAAAGGGCGTTTTCCGCAAGCCGTCAATTTAA
- a CDS encoding helix-turn-helix domain-containing protein — translation MAHFQFVPVTPHPLLSPYVAKMWVFESSGRLPDMDRKLIVPNANFKLALSYRNGLVANIAGKAFVQSENQLTLTGLVDTPVNLNPQDDAQTGTIVIEFNPLGAYRLFHLSYTEVKNQIADLADLVGNSVAELKSQLTDSSALNQKLQLLQSFLIKQLEKSAPDPIYDYCIKRISGSKGLVSVAQLEKETGYSSRWLHNKFSDHLGTGPKNLSEIVRFKQFYQAFSAGTSHQSLKEQIYHYYHDQSHFIRAFKRFTGTTPTDLQNSMNELATKHYTS, via the coding sequence ATGGCACACTTTCAGTTTGTTCCGGTAACGCCACATCCTTTACTAAGCCCATACGTTGCAAAAATGTGGGTGTTTGAAAGCAGCGGCCGGCTTCCGGATATGGATAGAAAACTGATTGTCCCGAATGCAAATTTTAAATTGGCGCTTAGCTACCGTAACGGGCTGGTGGCTAATATTGCCGGCAAAGCATTTGTTCAAAGCGAAAATCAGTTAACATTAACAGGCCTGGTTGATACTCCGGTCAACCTTAATCCGCAGGACGATGCACAAACAGGTACAATAGTTATCGAATTTAATCCGCTTGGCGCCTATCGGTTATTTCATTTATCGTACACCGAGGTTAAAAATCAAATTGCTGACCTGGCCGACCTGGTGGGTAACAGCGTAGCAGAGCTTAAATCGCAGCTTACCGATTCAAGCGCTTTAAACCAAAAATTGCAGCTTTTGCAGAGTTTCCTGATCAAACAGCTGGAAAAATCAGCACCAGACCCAATATATGATTATTGCATCAAACGCATATCGGGCTCCAAAGGCCTGGTAAGTGTGGCGCAGCTTGAAAAGGAAACCGGTTACAGTTCGCGATGGCTTCATAATAAATTTTCGGACCACCTGGGCACCGGGCCTAAAAACCTTTCCGAAATAGTGCGGTTTAAACAATTTTACCAGGCGTTTTCTGCCGGCACCAGCCATCAAAGCCTGAAAGAGCAGATTTACCATTATTACCACGACCAATCCCATTTTATCAGGGCTTTTAAAAGGTTTACCGGAACCACGCCGACCGACCTTCAGAACAGCATGAACGAACTTGCTACCAAACATTATACCAGCTGA